A part of Arachis hypogaea cultivar Tifrunner chromosome 12, arahy.Tifrunner.gnm2.J5K5, whole genome shotgun sequence genomic DNA contains:
- the LOC112727005 gene encoding probable GTP-binding protein OBGM, mitochondrial, giving the protein MLVFQARSIRHVEAVRHTCGSRWSFTLYSHYSDTPHKKSKLAPLQERKMIDRVKIFAKGGDGGHGCSSFRRSRHDRLGRPDGGNGGRGGDVILECSPRVWDFSGLQRHLIAEKGRQGTSKNKIGTRGADKVVHVPVGTVLHLVSGDSPAMVKIQPSGDVDPWEIPGALVGDLSEPSNGDLISTVSGAERVKEIHGTDCSLSEAAETNAQKSVKSRHLAPADEFSQLSTASGTSKSDAEDIGENRDMLYNVAEVTEEGQQIVIARGGEGGLGNASTFKDSRKTSTAMTGSCQDISNAEDHDGDHSSLRAGLPGSETVLVLELKSIADVSFVGMPNAGKSTLLGAISRAKPSVGSYAFTTLRPNLGSLNFDDLSITVADIPGLIKGAHQNRGLGHAFLRHIERTKVLAYVLDLAAALNGRKGIPPWEQLRDLILELEYHQEGLSKRPSLVVANKIDEEGADQVYDELKRRVHVVPIFPVCAVLEEGIPELKAGLKMLVNGEMSCGLCLDQILLA; this is encoded by the exons ATGTTGGTCTTTCAAGCAAGATCTATACGACATGTAGAAGCCGTTCGACATACATGTGGATCTAGATGGTCCTTTACACTTTATTCTCATTACTCAGATACACCTCACAAGAAGTCCAAGCTTGCTCCTTTACAG GAAAGAAAAATGATAGACAGGGTCAAGATATTTGCAAAAGGCGGAGATGGTGGGCATGGTTGCTCCAGCTTTCGCCGTAGCCGACATGATCGCTTGGGCAGACCTGATG GTGGCAATGGTGGCAGAGGTGGAGATGTGATTCTGGAATGCTCTCCTAGAGTTTGGGACTTTAGTGGTTTACAACGTCACCTT ATAGCTGAGAAAGGAAGACAAGGAACATCGAAGAATAAGATAGGAACAAGGGGTGCAGATAAG GTTGTCCATGTCCCAGTTGGTACTGTACTGCATCTTGTTAGCGGTGATAGTCCTGCTATGGTCAAAATTCAACCCTCGGGAGATGTTGATCCTTGGGAAATTCCTGGTGCACTTGTTGGTGATCTTTCTGAGCCTAGCAACGGTGATTTAATATCCACTGTTTCTGGTGCAGAAAGAGTCAAAGAAATACATGGTACTGACTGCAGCTTATCAGAAGCTGCTGAAACAAATGCTCAGAAATCTGTGAAATCAAGACACCTTGCACCAGCAGATGAATTTTCTCAGCTTTCAACTGCTAGCGGAACTTCCAAATCTGATGCAGAGGATATAGGAGAAAATCGAGACATGCTATACAATGTTGCTGAAGTAACAGAAGAAGGTCAACAAATTGTCATTGCTCGTGGAGGAGAGGGTGGTCTGGGCAACGCATCTACTTTCAAAGATTCAAGGAAGACTTCGACTGCAATGACAGGGTCATGTCAAGACATATCTAATGCCGAGGATCATGACGGCGATCACTCCTCTCTGAGAGCTGGCTTGCCTGGTTCCGAGACTGTTCTTGTATTAGAGCTCAAGAGCATTGCTGATGTTAGCTTTGTAGGAATGCCAAATGCTGGAAAAAGCACTCTGCTTGGAGCCATATCAAGGGCTAAGCCTAGTGTTGGTTCCTATGCTTTCACCACTCTTAGGCCTAATTTGGGAAGCCTGAACTTTGATGATTTATCAATAACTGTGGCTGATATTCCTGGTCTCATAAAGGGCGCACACCAAAACCGTGGACTCGGACATGCATTTCTACGCCACATAGAACGTACGAAGGTTCTGGCGTATGTGCTGGATTTGGCTGCTGCTCTAAATGGAAGGAAGGGAATTCCACCATGGGAACAGCTGAGAGACCTGATTCTTGAGCTTGAGTACCATCAGGAAGGTTTATCAAAACGACCATCGTTGGTTGTGGCAAATAAGATTGATGAGGAAGGTGCAGACCAAGTATACGATGAGTTAAAGAGAAGGGTCCATGTTGTTCCTATCTTTCCGGTGTGTGCTGTTTTGGAGGAAGGGATACCAGAGCTTAAAGCTGGCCTCAAAATGCTTGTCAATGGTGAAATGTCATGTGGTCTTTGCTTAGATcaaattttgcttgcttag